A single window of Tenericutes bacterium MZ-XQ DNA harbors:
- a CDS encoding ferredoxin produces MRKFDTQVQYIKYQVLKEVSNQAFKDSLFENMLDIPKLINPTKKPISRCCIYKERAILTERIKLAIGGDSKNSNIVEVIDIACDECPVGGYEVGSGCRGCLAHRCASVCPKQAISFDDHKRAIIDKSKCVECGLCAKVCPYHAISNHMRPCVSACKVNAITMDSNKVAVIDNEKCISCGACVYQCPFGAIVDKSYIVNVIDLLKKSNENKAYKIYAVVAPSIASQFTHVNLSQVVTAIKKVGFHSVVEAALGADMIADLETKELVEKGFLTSSCCPAFVSYIKKNHKDLLKHVSHNLSPMAFLAKYIKENEPSAKVVFIGPCIAKKQESQLDEVKPYVDSVMTFEELQALIDSKHIDIESLEESPLDNASYYGRIFARSGGLSEAVMQSLKENETHDFEVNPVICDGIEECKKALFKISKNISIGNFVEGMACIGGCIGGPGSLSHGPKDKMQVDKYGKMAFEKTIKDSVSQLK; encoded by the coding sequence ATGAGAAAATTCGATACACAAGTACAATATATAAAATATCAAGTGTTAAAAGAGGTATCTAACCAAGCATTTAAGGATTCTTTATTTGAAAATATGCTTGATATACCTAAACTGATCAATCCGACGAAAAAACCAATCTCGAGATGTTGTATCTATAAAGAACGAGCAATCTTAACAGAGCGGATCAAACTAGCCATTGGTGGAGACTCAAAAAACAGCAATATTGTTGAAGTTATAGACATTGCATGTGATGAGTGTCCTGTTGGTGGTTATGAAGTCGGAAGCGGTTGTAGAGGGTGTCTGGCACATAGATGTGCTTCAGTTTGCCCAAAACAAGCGATATCTTTTGATGATCATAAACGAGCAATCATTGATAAGTCGAAATGTGTTGAATGTGGTTTATGTGCTAAGGTTTGTCCTTATCATGCAATATCAAATCATATGAGACCATGTGTTAGTGCCTGTAAAGTCAATGCAATCACCATGGATTCGAATAAAGTTGCAGTGATTGATAATGAGAAGTGTATCAGTTGTGGTGCGTGTGTCTATCAATGTCCATTTGGAGCTATAGTAGATAAATCATATATTGTTAATGTGATTGATCTTCTTAAAAAGAGCAATGAAAATAAAGCATATAAGATCTATGCAGTTGTTGCGCCATCCATTGCAAGTCAATTTACGCATGTGAATTTGAGTCAAGTGGTTACTGCGATTAAGAAGGTTGGATTTCATAGTGTTGTAGAAGCAGCTTTAGGTGCAGATATGATTGCTGATCTAGAAACAAAAGAACTTGTTGAAAAAGGTTTTTTAACAAGTTCCTGCTGTCCAGCTTTTGTATCATATATCAAAAAGAATCATAAAGATTTACTTAAGCATGTTTCTCATAATTTATCACCCATGGCATTTTTAGCGAAGTATATTAAAGAAAATGAACCTTCAGCTAAAGTTGTTTTTATTGGACCATGTATCGCAAAGAAACAAGAATCTCAATTAGATGAAGTAAAACCTTATGTTGACAGTGTCATGACTTTTGAAGAACTTCAAGCGCTCATAGACAGTAAACATATAGATATTGAATCTTTAGAGGAATCACCATTAGATAATGCTTCTTATTATGGTAGAATCTTCGCAAGATCTGGAGGTTTAAGTGAAGCGGTGATGCAGTCACTTAAAGAAAACGAAACCCATGATTTTGAAGTGAATCCTGTCATTTGTGATGGGATAGAAGAATGTAAGAAAGCTTTATTTAAAATATCTAAAAATATATCTATTGGAAACTTTGTTGAGGGTATGGCTTGTATCGGGGGATGTATTGGTGGTCCAGGATCACTTAGTCATGGACCTAAGGATAAGATGCAAGTCGATAAATATGGAAAAATGGCATTTGAGAAAACAATTAAGGATTCAGTGAGCCAGTTAAAATAA
- a CDS encoding serine/threonine protein phosphatase: MNDLFLDVGYASICKHNETLCGDQIEEVKTEDSHIYVLADGLGSGVKASILATLTAKIVSTMISQGMSLVDCIETIAHTLPTCKVRQVAYSTFTLIRVNHLEEVEIVQYDNPSVILIRDQEHYEFYKTEMMIANKRIFHSKLKLQVGDCFLAMSDGCVHAGVGTKLNFGWERENIIKYIKHYNRKHVNAKVLVNLMMNKCKGLYDHQPGDDASCLMIKVIKREPLNLLIGPPKNKFDNQQMLSLFFSKRGKKIVCGGTTSQIVSKYLGKPIKTSLDYNDPNMPPTAEIEGVDLVTEGVITMNQVLIYAKDFLGENKLHDQWSFQKDGASMIARWLFEKGTDINFYVGKAINPAHQNPDLPIHFSIKMQLIEEISTCLKKMGKNIKVSYF; the protein is encoded by the coding sequence ATGAATGATTTATTTTTAGATGTTGGATATGCTTCTATTTGTAAACATAATGAAACATTATGTGGTGATCAAATTGAAGAAGTAAAAACTGAAGATAGTCACATCTATGTGCTTGCTGATGGATTAGGCAGTGGTGTGAAGGCATCCATTTTAGCAACACTTACTGCAAAAATTGTATCGACAATGATCTCACAAGGCATGAGCCTTGTAGATTGCATTGAAACTATTGCTCATACACTACCAACCTGCAAGGTTAGACAAGTAGCTTATTCAACATTTACTTTAATTCGAGTGAACCATTTAGAAGAAGTAGAAATTGTCCAATATGACAATCCCTCTGTTATTTTGATTAGAGATCAAGAGCATTATGAATTTTATAAGACTGAAATGATGATTGCGAATAAAAGAATCTTTCATTCTAAGTTGAAACTACAAGTTGGAGATTGTTTTTTAGCGATGTCTGATGGATGTGTTCATGCTGGAGTAGGTACTAAGCTTAATTTTGGGTGGGAAAGAGAAAACATTATAAAATACATTAAGCATTACAATAGAAAGCATGTAAACGCAAAAGTATTGGTAAATCTGATGATGAATAAATGTAAGGGTTTATATGATCATCAACCTGGAGATGATGCTTCCTGTTTAATGATTAAAGTCATTAAACGAGAACCATTAAATTTATTGATTGGTCCACCTAAAAATAAATTTGATAATCAGCAAATGTTATCGTTGTTCTTTTCTAAAAGGGGTAAGAAAATTGTTTGTGGTGGAACAACAAGTCAAATCGTCTCAAAATATTTAGGTAAACCCATAAAGACAAGTTTAGACTATAATGATCCGAATATGCCACCAACTGCTGAGATTGAAGGTGTTGATTTAGTCACAGAAGGTGTCATAACGATGAATCAAGTCTTGATTTATGCAAAAGATTTTTTAGGGGAAAACAAATTGCATGATCAATGGTCTTTTCAAAAAGATGGAGCATCAATGATTGCTAGATGGTTATTTGAAAAGGGCACTGATATAAATTTTTATGTCGGTAAAGCAATCAATCCAGCACATCAAAATCCAGATCTTCCCATTCATTTTAGTATTAAAATGCAATTGATAGAAGAGATTAGCACATGTTTAAAAAAAATGGGGAAAAACATAAAAGTCAGTTATTTTTAG